In one Grus americana isolate bGruAme1 chromosome 1, bGruAme1.mat, whole genome shotgun sequence genomic region, the following are encoded:
- the MGAT4C gene encoding LOW QUALITY PROTEIN: alpha-1,3-mannosyl-glycoprotein 4-beta-N-acetylglucosaminyltransferase C (The sequence of the model RefSeq protein was modified relative to this genomic sequence to represent the inferred CDS: substituted 1 base at 1 genomic stop codon), whose translation MRXNLKYFDKMRCLRKRSAVSFLGVLVICLLFMNLYIEDGYVLEGDKQLIRETATHQLNPERYVHTFKDLSNFSGSINISYRYLAGTPLPRKRYLTIGLSSVKRKKGNYLLETIKSIFEQSSYEELKEIAVVVQLADFDSAWCEGMVQDISQKFAHHIIAGRLIVIHVPEEYYPVLDGLKRNYNDPEDRVKFRSKQNVDYAFLLNFCANLSDYYVMLEDDVRCSKNFLTAVKKVITSREGSYWVTLEFSKLGYIGKLYHSHDLPRLAHFLLMFYQEMPCDWLLIHFRGLLAQKEVIRFKPSLFQHMGYYSSYKGAENKLKDDDFEEESFDIPDNPPANLHTNMNVFENYEASKAYSSIDEYFWGKAPSTGDFYGIVFEKPIKISKIKVVTGTEDRQNDILHHGALEVGEKIVGSKKGRQCTTYLRLGEFKNGNFEITDVEHKVLFDINCMRILVTKSQKEWLIIRSISVWTSQTPNQ comes from the exons ATGAGataaaacttgaaatattttgataaaatgAGATGCTTGCGGAAACGATCAGCAGTGTCGTTCTTAGGAGTCCTTGTCATTTGCTTGCTGTTCATGAACTTGTACATTGAAGATGGTTATGTTTTG GAAGGGGACAAGCAATTAATCAGAGAAACAGCCACGCACCAGCTCAACCCAGAGCGCTATGTTCACACTTTTAAAGATTTGTCTAATTTCTCAGGATCTATAAACATTTCCTATCGCTACCTAGCTGGCACGCCTTTGCCAAGGAAAA GATATCTTACAATTGGTCTATCCTCTGTGAAACGGAAAAAGGGAAACTACTTGCTTGAGACCATCAAATCCATATTTGAGCAGTCAAGTTATGAGGAACTCAAAGAAATCGCAGTGGTAGTGCAGCTGGCAGATTTTGACTCAGCCTGGTGTGAAGGGATGGTCCAGgatatttcacagaaatttgCACATCACATAATTGCGGGCAGATTAATAGTTATTCACGTCCCTGAGGAGTATTATCCTGTACTGGATGGCCTCAAGAGAAATTACAATGACCCAGAGGACCGTGTGAAGTTTCGATCCAAACAAAATGTAGATTATGCTTTCCTTCTTAACTTTTGTGCTAATCTTTCTGACTATTATGTAATGTTAGAAGATGATGTTCGCTGCTCAAAGAATTTTTTGACTGCTGTTAAGAAAGTAATTACCTCACGAGAAGGATCCTACTGGGTGACTTTGGAATTCTCCAAACTGGGGTACATTGGAAAGCTTTACCATTCCCATGACCTCCCACGCCTGGCCCATTTTTTGTTGATGTTCTACCAAGAGATGCCTTGCGATTGGCTGCTCATCCACTTTCGTGGGCTGTTAGCTCAAAAGGAAGTGATACGTTTCAAGCCATCCCTGTTCCAGCACATGGGATACTACTCGTCTTacaaaggagctgaaaacaAGCTAAAGGATGATGATTTTGAAGAGGAATCGTTTGATATCCCTGACAACCCACCTGCAAACTTGCACACCAACAtgaatgtatttgaaaactATGAGGCAAGCAAGGCTTACAGCAGCATTGATGAGTACTTCTGGGGCAAAGCTCCTTCTACTGGAGACTTCTATGGGATTGTATTTGAAAAGCCCattaaaatcagtaaaattAAAGTTGTTACCGGAACTGAAGACCGgcaaaatgacattttgcatCATGGGGCCCTGGAAGTAGGAGAAAAGATTGTAGGGAGTAAAAAAGGGAGACAATGTACTACTTACTTGAGACTAGGGGAATTCAAAAATGGGAATTTTGAAATAACAGATGTAGAGCACAAAGTTCTGTTTGACATTAACTGCATGAGAATACTTGTTACCAAAAGTCAAAAAGAATGGCTGATCATTAGGAGCATTAGCGTCTGGACTTCTCAAACACCAAATCAATAA